The following is a genomic window from Daphnia magna isolate NIES linkage group LG4, ASM2063170v1.1, whole genome shotgun sequence.
ATCCAGCGGTCAACATACCAAGCCAAGAAAGCAACCGAATCCAACCCCGGCCCAGCAAAACcttttgaagaaaagaaagacagcCCCCCATCATGCCGACTTTGCGGCGGACCGTCCCATCACATCAGACGCGACTGCCCTGCTTGGGGAAAGAAATGCCACAACTGTGGAAGAGACAACCACTTCGCCAGTTCATGCGAAGATGGCTCCAAGAAGAGAGTAGGATCCATATTCGAAAAGAAGCCAATGGAAGGGAACGAGCCACTTGTGATGGAGTTTACATCCAAAGAAGGAATGAAAAAAGCGTCCATACCAACACTCGCTGACACCGGATCAGATATCGACGCCATCCCCGACAAGGTATACTACGCCTACTTCCGAGAGATACTTCTAAGGCCCAATAACCCGGCCCAGTCAGCAACCGGTAGCCCCCCATCATATGGTTGGGTACCTTCCAAGCAACAATCTACTGGCCCGTCGATGTCAACGAGTCCAGCCCAGCAACGACAACGGTTCACGTGCTAGAAAAACTAAAGCAAGCGGCCATTTGCACAACCACGCAGCGGAGGCTGGGCATGGTACACGACGGATATCCAAGAGCAAAAGTCAGCGTGCTGAGGAGCCACTTCTTACtcgcaaagaagaaaacagacCTGTCCGGCCTAATGGACGAACATCCGCACGTATTCGACGGAATTTGCAGAGTGATGTCCGGCCCACCGTGCCCCTTCTCCTTAAAGGAAGGAGCCACCCCAATAAAAATGCACGGATCCCGCCCAGTGTCGGAGCCATTGAAGAAACCATCCCGAGAATAACTGGCTGAGCAAAGGGCTCTAGGCATCATCCGGAAAATTCCGCCAGACACCACAACGCCATGGATCCACGGTGTAGTCCTGGtaccgaaaaagaaaggaggCATAAGAATTTGCCTGGATTATCGGCCGCTGAACCAGGGGCTGTTCGGAGCCAAATTCGACAACCCGACACCATTTCAAGCGGTCCGAACAATCCCCAGAGGCATGAACTTCTTTTAACTAGTAGACGCACGGAAAGGGTACTACGAATGCGCGCTAGACGAAGCCTCCATGGCCTTAATAACTTTTGCCATCCCGGAAGGCCTACACCAATACACTTGACTGCCAATGGGAATCTGCCACGCCGGAGACGATTATGGACGGCGATTCCACGACATTTTCGTCCACCTCCGTAACACAGCCAGATGACTGGAAGACCTCATTATCTACTCCGCCACGTACGAAGAGCATGTAGAATTAGTCAGCGCAGTTTCCGCAGCTGACCACAACGTCGGATTCAACCGCACCAAGATGACCTTCGCAGAGCCTACCGGCAAATTCGCCGGATACACAGTGTCGGAAGAGGGGTTTCGCCCAAGTCCAGATTTGACGTGAGCCATTAGAGAATTCCCACAGTCACGAAACGTCCCCGACCTTCGGTCAATCTACGGGCTTTGTCAACAGGTCGGAAACTTTAGCAGCAAAATAGCCACAGCACTAGCCCCCCTCTCCCCATtgctaaagaaaaacttggaaTGGAGCTGGGGCACGCAGCAAGAATCAGCTTTCCAGATCGCAAGAAAGGAGCTCGCGCAGGTACAAGAGCTCGCGTTTTACAACCCGGACAGGATCACGTCCACCCACGTCGACGCATTTCGTCTTCACAGCCTAGGCTTCATCCTAAAGCAACAAGACCAAGCAACCAGTAAGTGGCATTTAGTTCAAGCTGGATCCCGTTTCCTTTCATCGGCCGAATCCAGGAATGCAATGATAGAGCTGGAAGGCCTCACGGCAGCGTGGGCCATGAAGAAATGCAGTCCATTCCTCGAGGAATTACCAGCGTTTGACCTCGTCACAGACCACCGGCCGCTGATTCCAATCCTCAACGAGTATTCACTCGACAAACTGGACAACCCGCGCCTGCTCCGCCTCCGCCTACAAATGACCCGCTTCATATTTACAGCAAAATGGGTCCCGGGCAAGATGAACGTGGAAGCAGACGCACTCTCAAGATCGCCGATCGAACGCGCGTCAGAAGCGGACGAGCTAACAGAAGGACCCAGTACCTTCCGGGTGAAAGACGTATTAATCGGACTCATAGCTGGATCGTCCAACCAGTCACCCGACTTGAACCTGAAAGCCGTCCAGGTGGCACCAGAGGCCGATCCCGTCATGACATAACTCCGCGAGACAATCATAGGCGGCTTCTCGAACGACAAGTGCAACTTGCAAGAACCACTGCGCCCATTCTTGAATGCTCGCCAACAGCAGGGCCATCGACGAGGACGACGGAACAATCGTAATGGGCCCTCGCGTCGTCATACCACGCTCCATGGTCCGTCAAACGATCCAAGTCCTGCTAGGTATGCACCAAGGAGCCAGCAAGATGCGCCAGAGGGCCCGTTTATCCGTGTTCTGGCCAGGGATGGATGTCGACATAGCCAACGCGGCAGCCGCCTACGACTCAACCACCAGCCGTCTAGCGTCCTAACCAAAGGAAACCATCCGCCCCCACGAACCAGCCACGCGCCCCTTCGAATTCTTACACGCGGATCTAGGAGAACAACGGACGGCATTTTTTAGTCATCGTTGACCAATTCAGTGGGTGGCCCCATTTTGCTATGTTcccaaacaagaaaaccaCGGAACGGTGTCTCATCGACGAATTCCGCAGCTTCTTCGTCTCAATAGGAGGCGTGCCGATCAAAATCAGGTCCGACAACAGCCTATTCCCCGCGGTCGAGCTCCAGGACTTCCTGCGTGATTGGAACGTCGGATGGGGGTCATCATCGCCGCATTACCCGCAATCAAACGGCAGAGCCGAAGCAGGGATCAATGCCATTAAAGCTCTCGTTGCCAGATCACGAACGGGCGGCGCATTCgaccaaaacaaaatggccaaAGCGCTCCTCCTCTACCGGAATGCACCGCGCATTGGCCTCCAGTCGCCCCCTCAACTAATCTTCAACCGACCCATCCGCGACGGATTACCGGCACACAGGAGATCTTTCGCGTCGGAATGGCAAAAGGAAGCCAGGGAGATTGAGCAGAGGCAGCACAAGATATTGGAAAAGTCAACAACGCACTACAACCGCGACGCGAAGGACTTGCCAGAGCTAAGCGTAGGCGATCACGTACTCATCCAAAATCCGGATTCCAAGCGATGGGTTACACCCGGAGTGGTAGTGGAAACTGGCCCAAACTGGGACTACATGGTCAAAACACCATTTGGCCGAATTTTCCTGCGGAATCGCCGTATGCTCCGCAAAAAGACGGTGGTAATGCCGGGAACGATTCCACCAGCCGAAAACGCGCCAACAGCAGCGGTGGAACCAATTCAACCAGCCCCCGCCACTGAAAGAGCAGCACCCATCACCACAGCAAAGCCGGAGAAAAGAACAGACGGGCAGCAGGGCCAGAAAGTTGAAGTTGGATGCGGCCGAGAACGCGGCCGGATCCCGCCCACGCGCCAGTCAACCCGCATTAGCTTGCCTAGCAACCGATACCTGGCGTAAGAGTGGAATGCATAACAAAATCAGAAGCAAATTCAACCAACCTAGAATAATAATATCATGTTTATGTTTCATTCATGTTCATCATGTTTAGTAAATGTCCTTTTCACTGTTTAAAGCGCTATTCTCTCCCCAGAAGCACCAGAAGGGACGCgccttagaaaaaaaaagaaagaaagaaaaagacatgTTGTAACCTTGCTCGACAGAGGGCTCACACCCGACCCGCCATCTTGTCCGAGACCGAGGAGATGGCCGTGCAGTCTACACGCGCCAGCACAGCGTACAGTCGCATCGTAGGCCCATCTCACTTCCGTGCTATCTTTGTATTAATTCCTCGCCTCGTGTAAGATGAATAGACACCGTGACACGAGTCTCAACAAAAACGACCCACAAAAAGAAAGTAGGTAGCTGACGGAAAAAAACGGTGTACAATGTGTGGTCGGAGAGgtaacgagaaaaaaaaatattggataTAAGTGGTTAGctaaatgaaaagagaaaacaatggTGTTGGCCAAAAAAGACCTGAAACTTGAACAAATAGCGGAcagaaaaaaactttattcAACACGAAGAAAGTACAAGGGTTATCCTGATAATAAATACGTTAAGGTACTAATTATAAGTAGTTACCATTTTTTCCCACGTTGACACACCCAATTaccaaaaattcaaaaaattcaaaagaaagcAGAGAATTCAATTACACAAAAGACACACTTGTATTGACGTAAAATACACAAATTAACGCAAATATACTTTTTAATGATCTGCCCACGTGATTACTATGAGACTGTACTGAATAGGGGGCAAGCAGACTACAAATAGATAAGATTGTATAGATAAGATATTTGTACCACCATAATAACatgaaaaaactaaaacttccGACTTAAACATGAGACCCAGAAAACCAAGAGTTATGATGAACAGCCAAAGTTTCTGTTTTCTAGAAGCGAAGTACAATTTTTGAAAGTCGTGTTTATATGAACATTTCTCTCTAGTTTAATGATCAATAATATATTGTCGTGGGGGGACAACAGGAGTTGTGCTTATCTCTTCCTAGAGACGCTTCACTCGACGCTGTAGTTACGCATGTTAAAACTTTCTGTGATGTCATCGGGCATTACTCCTTATTAAGTAGAAATTTCAGAATAGCCTTAAAAAGCACAGTAAAATTGGATAGCCTCAGGGAGAGGGCATAAATTCCAAGCTAGTATAAAATCCAccattatttttcctttagTGGCGCTCTTCTTCCGCTAGACGTGTAGACGTGTAGACGTTGGGTAAAGTGTAACTCTTTCACTTCTTGTATTCCgtgtattcttttttctgtttcaagTAAATAAAGTGCTTAAAGtccagtgtgacaatattgtCACGGGTGagaagggagattggttatctcttcgcagagatgagtcatccgctccttggacaacgctgcgatcgtggtgaagaaattatcgggagaagtccgctctaagaaagatacgcagatacgcagttcGGAatgggagtaattcgcgcgacggtataaaacgctgccccgaatctgcgttagatgagtctccatcgggtgagctccctgagctgggctccgttagaggagttccctggaggtcttcagacgcttctccaacttttggtaatggttgtcccctttttgttcgagtaaaaccattgtttagatttaagtcatcacttgggaaaaaattacaagttCGTGCgactttttgtttcaaagatatgcacgaaagaaaaaagggacattTTTGGGGGGTACACTAACAAAAGTAATGGCGGCGCGAAActgggaaaaggggggaatttTGTACACCTGAACGCACATATACCGTTCAGGATATAACACGCTCATAGATGCGccacacatcaaataatagcAAACTCATCGATGAGtatgctgatttttttttattttcgtatcTTTTACGCCTGATccgtaaagtaaaaaaaaaggggggggggacataGTGCCATAAGAGGCCATGTAAAAAAGGACGAAAAACGACAAAGTGCACAATAATTTGGGTGGGTACTGTAAAAGGAAGAATACATTCCACCAAATCATGGAAAATTTTTCTACGATTCATTAATTCAGGAAATACTCTTGTGAATAAAATATTCAGTCCACATTCGCGATGCAAGTGCTTCACATGGATATTTCAATCCTCGGCAGTATCCTAATATCCCTAACTTTTAGATAGAAACTTATAATTAGCATAGAAAGATTCGTCTTAATTAGACGAATTTAACCATACCTAGTTTATGGGGATGCAAATTATGTTTTAAGGTAGTAAATCCATTAAAAAAGTATTCATTTTCCGTAGCTTCCCCACGCGTCTGGCGGGGTTATACCCGTGTACCCCACCCCAATTTTACCCCTTTCCCCGTGAGGCGTAGGGGGAAATTTTAcccaaacatttaaaattttcagaAGTCTAGGTGTGGATCTGCCTGGATTTGAACACGGATTGTCCGGAAAAGGTAAAAACATGTATGTTAACATTTACTTACCGAGATGTTTTACCAACCGATGGTACCTTGCGTTACATTTAGCCGTCAACAATTTGGTGAACGATGATGCAGAAATTGTCAAGTTGTCCATACTTAAATAGGGCATAGCCAAACATTTCGCGATCGTTTTTTGATCGAGATCAACTTGATCAATCGATCGCTTTATTCTGATCGTTAGCGAGCGATTGATTAACTACtcagatcgagatcgagatcgaaacGTCATTGATCAATTTGGATTACTATCAGAACGCCATCTATGATTCGCAAAAGCAATTTCATATTGTCTTTGCAGATACATATGCCAAAATCAGATAAGTTAGTGGTAGATTTTAGTTTGATAGAGGTCTCTTTAATTCCCATTTGTTTTACCAAGAGGGTCTAGACACCCTTTATTTCCCAAcctcgtttttcattttttgtttattaaaattGCAATTTGCGTCTAAAATACATAATTTTCATTGACGCCGTAACCTGGGAAAGTTGTGCGTTCAAATTGCTAAATAGTGAACATTTTTTGgccatttttaaaatccctAAATAGCGATAACGGGAGTAGTTTACGTGGGAAAGGGGTGGAGCTTGACGAGTCATTTTTGGGTATAAGTAAGTAATCAGCTTGTAAATTATACGTGTAACGCCAGGAAAATTAAATTCTAAAAATTCTTTGATCGAAAAATGATCGATTGAGCGAGCGATTGATCAATTTGAAAATGTGATCAATTGAGCGAGCGATTAACCAGTTTTCTTGAATGATCAATGAACGAGCGATCAATCAGTTTTTGGTGATCAAACGGCATGTCTGGAATAGCCAGTCATTTTAATGGTAAATACACAATTCATTGTAAACACATGATAATGTCTCTGCTAAAAGGAAAGTGGTCTAAAAATATTGTGTTTATCCTACAACTTTGTCGAAACTAATTTTCATACTATCATACATGGTAAACATTTAAGACTTTGCAACACATTAAAATTGACTTTATCTGTCCTTCTCAATAATTCCCTTGCtctcaattttttgtttttccctttttctatCGTTCACAGTTAACGGATCTGGATCTGAATTTCGAAAAACTGCCTCAGTTAACAGAGGTGTTTCAATACATTGATGCAATTTCCAATTGGGTTCGATTGATTTTTTCCATGGCACTCAGACAAAGGCCATAGTATAAACATTGTTTCCACAGAAGTTCCGTTTGCGCCATGAAAACGCTCAATATTGACATTGAAAAACGTCTTGAAAGAACGAATTATAGACCACTGTTGAGAAGATGTGTCATGCAGTTGGACTTAGAACGAGATGTTAATATTATTGCATCTAAGGTTTCCTCCGTAAAACATTTCagtgcatttttcttttctttattccaTTTTATAAGCATTTTTGGTATTTCTTCGTTTAgttctaataattttttataactAGGAtcagaaaaatgttttttaatatCTAGCGTTTGGTTATAATGCTGTAACAAATTACATACACCATGGTAATTGTACCACTTCCAGAAAAATTccagaaaacaacaaaaggatTCAAcgttttatgattttttttcgtacAAATCGTGCATGCTTAGCTAGGCTGGAATAACCTCCGGCCTAAAAATATCCTTAGAATATacaacatttgttttttcaaaatttgtaGGATCTACTTGATTTCTGGGGGAAAAAACGATACAATGATAAGTTGTCGTTTATCTCGCAAAAAGTAACTTGATCACAACAAAATCCATCCTATTTCCGTTCAATGTTAACTGACTGTTATAATGTGTACGATTCACCTGCATCTCGCCAGATGTCGCCACTGACTGATGGGGGATGTACGGGCAACTCAGACCTCAATACAGACAGTGTTGGTCTCACACTGGAGACTacaacatggtgtcagaagtgtgTGTGGTAACGCTTTAAGTTGGTTCTTCCCACGTGGTTTGCACGCTGTATCCGTGCCTATCTCTGCCATCCGCTGGTGAATCTTGCTGAATTGTGGTGACTATTTCTCTTTGGTGTTCAGCATGGCGTCTTCATTGAAGTTTCCCGACCCATTCAATTTTACGGCGTCGAACCTTGCCTTGGAGTGGAGTCAATGGAGAAAGCAGTTTGAGTGGTTTATCATGGCGACGAGAAAAGGCGAGAAAGATGAAGACGTGCTTGTTGGTGTGTTGTTGACCTTGCTTGGCCGTGATGGCGTAAAAATTTACGAGACATTTGTGTTTGCGGACGCCCTGGATGCAAAAAAGATCAAGCCAGTTCTGGACAATTTCTTTGACTATTTTGAGCCGATCAAGTGTGAAGTTTTTgatcgttttcattttcataaACGACATCAGCAGCCAGGCGAGCCGTTTGACTCGTGGCTTGTTGAGTTAAGGAGCTTGGTGAAGTCCTGTAACTATGGGAACGAGGCAACGGTTAATTCAATCTTACGAGACCAAATTGTGCTTGGAGTGGCCAGTGATGCTGTTCGAGAGAAATTATTGTATGATCATGGCCTTCCGCTGCCCGGTGCATGCGCCATTGTTCGAGCGTGTGAGTCTTCATCCCGCCAACTCAGTCAAATCACGCTGCGTACTGATGCTGTTCATGCTGTCTAGGAAAAGCCGCCTCGAGACCATTCCCGCCTAAATTCTCCCGGTACAACTACGCAGAATGGGTTCGTGAACTGCTCCAATTGTGGCCGGCGTCACAGGAAAGGTGATTGCTCAGCCTCGGGAATCACGTGTTACAGGTGTGGTCAAACTGGTCATTACGCAAGACGATGTTCTCAGCCTTCGACTCAACAGCGACGTAGTTACACTGATGGCCGCCAGATGGCGCCGCCTACCAGTCATTCCACCAAACCTCCTCAACCAATACCAGCTCAGCGAGGAACTTACATGCAACAGCAATTGCACTCCATTGAAGAAGTTGATGATTTAGTGCCGGTGGGGGCTGATGGGTTTCTTGATGAAGAATATGTCACTCACGAGCTGAAGAGTTCCGATGAAGGGGAAGAGTGGTATGAAGTACTAGATATAGATGGCAGTGCAAAAGTTCGTTTCAAACTTGACTCTGGCGCCACCTGCAACGTATTGCCACTAGAGTCATACAGAGCCATTGGCCAATCAGTTTCGCTGTGTCCAGGTCCTAGAGTACGCAATTATGGGGCGAGAGGTggatattgtcacgtggtcaatgaccacgttatgtgatccggtatggaatgctaccggacgtgtgacgtcagtgttccccccccatatatagtcccccgttgtcgtgtatcaagcccccagtcttagtcttgtgaaccggcaatacaacatactgttacatggtggagatgctacTGCGTTGTTCACTGATCAGGTACACGTTTTAACTCAGGTAGGCGTTCGCTGTGAGGGGTCTCTGGAAATCGAACTCGGCAATTTATTGCCGGGCACGAGACCACAGCAACGGTCTGGGAGAGCGTGTATTTGGAAGTGGGATCGCAGCGGATCCTCGTGTGAATGTCACACGGGAGAGGTGTGATAATAGACGCTGGGGAAAGGAGCCGTAGACGAGCAGCAGAAGAGGCCGCCAAGGAGATTCAGACCTATTACTTGGGTTTGAGGGCGGCAACACCTCTAGCACGATCTTCAACAGGATTGCAGGCAGCAAGCGCTGCTTCATCTCGGTCAAAGGGCCGTTCGAGAGGCCCTCCTGGAGAAGTGAGTGACCTCACTTTGGGACAGAAAGGTACGTGGTTGTCCAGGGAAGTTTCCCTACCGCGGGAGGTTCCAGATCCGTCACAATTCCAGTCTGATTCCGAGCCACGGGACGAGGAATTCGAGGACGCACAGAGCTGCCAGGATTCTGGGAATCCGGAAGCAGGGGGGGGCTATGACGGAAGGGACATACGAGTCCGTAGCTGCACGTAAGCAGCACGAGGGGGCTCGTGAGGTAGGGAACGAAGGAGGGGTTAACGCACGTACCGGAGCGGGTAACGAGAAGCGACAGGAAGTGCGGGTCGTCGATCGTGATCAGGGATCGCGCACGCGTCAGGCGGAGTTCGACGACCGCGAGTCGCTTATCCCGCAGGTGTCAGTCTCCAGTGTCCAGGAAAGGATCGACGAGCAGCGGAGGAAGTCGTACGACCCAAATTCGCTCGGAACGCAGGGGTCGGTGACCGGAAACCGAGAGGTGTGGCAGGGGTCGGCGTGGGCGGAAGACGCTGCCGACAGAAAATGCATAGTTAGCGTGGAAGCCGATACCTCCGGGTTCATCAACAGATCGTCGGGTAGCGACAGCGGACAGCCGTTGGAAGCGAGGAACGACGAGCAGCAAGGGGTgggcttggaaagaagaagcctgCGCGAAGGCCTACGGCCTAGAACGTTTAGTACTCCACAGGAAGCGGCGGCGGTGAGACAGGGACGCGACGGAGTCAGCGTAGGAGGATCGCCAAGCCGACAGTCTCTGGAAGATCCTGAACTCGAGTGGgacccgtttttggaagaggaggaagacatgGCGGAACGCCCAATGTTTCACTACAAGGAGccggaaaagttccggggcacgccaaaggaaaacgcaatggagtggatgcatcgatacgaaagaatcgggagatataatcgatggggagatgaggaacttcgcgaccacgtggagctgtcgctgtccggggcagcacagaagtggtactcatacaaagaggccgcgggacaactagcagccgaatgggaggatgatgcaggaccgccaattgtaccaggagttaaaacacagctgttggagcaattcaagccagtcaatcagaatcgattcaatgaagcgaaactgagagaacgcaaacaaggaatcgaagaatccacgatcgagtatttttacgacatcctggatttatgccgcagagtagacccgaatatgtccgaaGCTACGAGATTGGCGCatctatggagaggactcaagccaagtttactagagaaactctggagttttaaacccaactcatgtgacgaattccttcaagaaattaagcggtatcaggaaatgacttcccgagcaagacacgaggaatgggcgatgggcgtggtcggaaaacaaacaccaacggcgggaaatgagagaatggatcgattagaaaaattgctagagggactgatgggagccgttgcattgaggaacgcatcaggggcagccgaacagcaaggagaaagagcggagagtcaacagtatcggtcggataaccgatcgatactgaaatggacttcggatggggaacctatctgcagcagatgtaagacggagggacacatcgggagagagtgtccaacaagaacatacggtcagggaggcctgaggggtcggacgccggacggacaggtcgtatgctacgggtgtgaagggataggacacatacgtcgtgactgcccgagctcccagcgagaaggaggggcaccacaacagcaacggcaggtgcgattcgctggagagggtaggcaagtaattggtctagta
Proteins encoded in this region:
- the LOC123471354 gene encoding uncharacterized protein LOC123471354, which encodes MFPNKKTTERCLIDEFRSFFVSIGGVPIKIRSDNSLFPAVELQDFLRDWNVGWGSSSPHYPQSNGRAEAGINAIKALVARSRTGGAFDQNKMAKALLLYRNAPRIGLQSPPQLIFNRPIRDGLPAHRRSFASEWQKEAREIEQRQHKILEKSTTHYNRDAKDLPELSVGDHVLIQNPDSKRWVTPGVVVETGPNWDYMVKTPFGRIFLRNRRMLRKKTVVMPGTIPPAENAPTAAVEPIQPAPATERAAPITTAKPEKRTDGQQGQKVEVGCGRERGRIPPTRQSTRISLPSNRYLA